A single genomic interval of Halopelagius inordinatus harbors:
- a CDS encoding HalOD1 output domain-containing protein → MPPTSPLGDGPSDREPYYSGGDPLGLQVVEAVAAFRGVDPLELDPLAESIDADALNGLFSPVGDRNTANISFTYEGVRVTVTSRGDIDLREADR, encoded by the coding sequence ATGCCACCCACCTCACCACTCGGAGACGGTCCGTCCGACAGAGAGCCGTACTACTCGGGCGGAGACCCCCTCGGTCTCCAGGTCGTCGAAGCCGTCGCGGCGTTTCGCGGAGTCGACCCCCTCGAACTCGACCCGCTGGCAGAGAGTATCGACGCCGACGCGTTGAACGGTCTGTTCTCGCCGGTCGGCGACCGAAACACCGCGAACATCTCGTTCACCTACGAAGGCGTGCGCGTCACGGTCACCAGTCGCGGGGATATCGACCTCCGAGAGGCCGACCGCTAA
- a CDS encoding PAS domain S-box protein yields MSTNPDATPEALWGDADGDVALRRYQTLTDTLDDGIYHLDAEGRVLAVNDELLETTGHAREELLGEHASVLLADDGAERAAREISRRLQSQSRDVTPIEVGLRTAGGEAVRRELRVSPLVEDGKFRGSLGVVRDCGRTADARRETEEQFRSLADAVEEYAIFRLDAEGRVASWNEGAERIKGYDEAEIVGEHISAFYTDDDREAGAPERNLERARTEGSIEDEGWRVRRDGSRFWANVTLTAIRDDDGTHRGYLKVTRDMTDQHRRELELESELQRLFSRISDAFYAVDDEYRFTHVNERAEELLQQSEEELLGKRLWDVFPSAGEIDDVWDAFETAKESQEATSYELYYDMLGFWVEANLYPSETGISVYFRDVSDRKKREQELERYETIVETVDDGIYAVDSDSRFVMVNGAFCEMVGYEREDLLGEPASTVHNEGITAQAKTMTEEVLSGERTLAKIELDLWTSSGETIPVESHFAPFPDGDGYGRCGVVRDISERIERERELAKYETIVEAVEDGIYAVDAEGYFTMVNDSYTELTGYSREELLGSHVSTVVGDDTIGRAREIEAELKRGGLGEPLEAELQTADGGRVAAEATFALLPGDSRERIGVARDITERKARERALEESERRYRMLVEHFPNGAVGLYDEGLTYTVAGGTMLHERGISPGEVVGTSIYERYSEELVEEIKPHFEAVFDGESRTFEVEHLNRHLLAHTLPVRNADDDIYAGMVMLQDVTERKKYREKLEASNERLEQFAYVASHDLQEPLRMVTSYLGLIENRYADALDEDGREFIDFAVDGAERMREMIDALLRYSRVETQGDSFRPVDLDAVLEDVRDDLRMRIEETDAEIESDSLPRVEGDASQLRQLFQNLLSNALRYSGDEPPRVDITAEREGDDWVVSVRDEGIGIDPEDSDRVFEVFQRLHTRDEHAGTGIGLALCRRIVERHGGEIWVDSEPGEGATFSCRLPDGGDRTDG; encoded by the coding sequence ATGAGTACCAATCCGGATGCTACCCCAGAGGCATTGTGGGGAGATGCCGACGGCGACGTAGCACTCCGTCGGTATCAGACGCTCACCGATACGCTCGACGACGGAATCTACCATCTCGACGCCGAGGGACGGGTCCTCGCGGTGAACGACGAACTTCTGGAGACGACGGGCCACGCCCGCGAGGAACTCCTCGGCGAACACGCCTCTGTTCTCTTGGCCGACGACGGCGCCGAACGGGCGGCCCGCGAGATATCGCGCAGACTGCAGTCGCAGAGCCGAGACGTCACCCCCATCGAAGTCGGCCTCCGAACGGCCGGAGGCGAAGCGGTTCGCCGCGAACTCCGAGTGAGTCCGCTCGTCGAAGACGGCAAGTTCCGCGGGAGTCTCGGCGTCGTCCGCGACTGCGGGCGGACGGCCGATGCCCGCAGAGAGACGGAAGAACAGTTCCGCTCTCTCGCCGACGCCGTCGAGGAGTACGCCATCTTCCGACTCGACGCGGAGGGCCGCGTCGCCAGTTGGAACGAGGGCGCAGAGAGAATCAAAGGCTACGACGAAGCGGAGATAGTCGGCGAGCACATCTCGGCGTTCTACACCGACGACGACAGGGAGGCGGGCGCCCCCGAGCGAAACCTCGAACGGGCGCGAACGGAGGGGTCTATCGAAGACGAAGGGTGGCGCGTCAGGCGAGACGGCAGCCGGTTTTGGGCGAACGTGACTCTCACTGCGATTCGAGACGACGACGGGACCCACCGAGGCTATCTGAAGGTCACCCGCGACATGACCGACCAGCACCGGCGGGAACTGGAACTGGAGAGCGAACTCCAGCGTCTCTTCAGCAGAATCTCCGACGCGTTCTACGCGGTGGACGACGAGTACCGCTTCACGCACGTCAACGAACGGGCCGAGGAACTCCTCCAGCAGTCCGAAGAAGAACTGCTGGGCAAGCGTCTCTGGGACGTGTTCCCCTCCGCCGGGGAGATAGACGACGTCTGGGACGCCTTCGAGACGGCAAAGGAGTCACAGGAGGCGACCAGTTACGAACTGTACTACGACATGCTCGGCTTCTGGGTGGAGGCGAACCTCTACCCCTCCGAGACGGGAATCTCGGTGTACTTCCGCGACGTGAGCGACCGGAAAAAGCGCGAACAGGAGCTAGAGCGGTACGAGACCATCGTGGAAACCGTCGACGACGGCATCTACGCCGTCGATTCCGACTCGCGGTTCGTCATGGTCAACGGTGCGTTCTGCGAGATGGTCGGTTACGAACGCGAAGACCTACTCGGCGAACCCGCATCGACAGTCCACAACGAGGGAATCACCGCTCAGGCCAAGACGATGACAGAAGAGGTCCTCTCGGGCGAGCGAACGCTCGCGAAAATCGAACTCGACCTCTGGACGAGTTCGGGCGAGACGATTCCCGTCGAGAGCCATTTCGCCCCGTTCCCCGACGGCGACGGGTACGGGCGGTGCGGGGTGGTTCGGGACATCTCCGAACGCATCGAACGCGAGCGAGAACTGGCGAAGTACGAGACGATAGTCGAAGCCGTCGAAGACGGCATCTACGCGGTGGACGCCGAGGGCTACTTCACGATGGTCAACGACTCGTACACGGAGTTGACCGGCTACTCCCGAGAGGAACTGCTCGGTTCGCACGTCTCGACGGTGGTCGGCGACGACACCATCGGGCGCGCGAGAGAGATAGAGGCGGAGTTGAAACGGGGGGGCCTCGGCGAACCGCTCGAAGCGGAGTTGCAGACGGCGGACGGTGGTCGCGTCGCCGCGGAGGCGACGTTCGCGTTGCTGCCGGGCGACAGTCGCGAACGTATCGGCGTCGCGCGCGACATCACCGAACGGAAGGCGCGAGAACGGGCCCTCGAAGAGAGCGAACGCCGGTACCGAATGCTCGTCGAACACTTCCCGAACGGCGCAGTGGGGCTGTACGACGAGGGGTTGACCTACACCGTCGCCGGCGGCACGATGCTGCACGAACGCGGGATTTCGCCCGGAGAGGTGGTCGGAACTTCCATCTACGAGCGCTACTCCGAGGAGTTGGTCGAGGAGATAAAGCCCCACTTCGAGGCCGTCTTCGACGGCGAATCGCGGACGTTCGAGGTGGAGCACCTGAACAGACATCTGTTGGCGCACACGCTCCCCGTCCGGAACGCCGACGACGACATCTACGCGGGGATGGTGATGTTACAGGACGTCACGGAGCGAAAAAAGTACCGCGAGAAACTGGAGGCGTCGAACGAGCGGTTAGAGCAGTTCGCGTACGTCGCCTCTCACGACCTACAGGAGCCGCTTCGGATGGTGACGAGCTATCTCGGGCTGATAGAGAACCGGTACGCCGACGCACTCGACGAGGACGGACGGGAGTTCATCGACTTCGCCGTCGACGGGGCAGAGCGGATGCGCGAGATGATAGACGCGCTTCTCAGATACTCGCGCGTCGAGACGCAGGGCGACTCGTTTCGGCCGGTGGACCTCGACGCGGTTCTCGAAGACGTCAGAGACGACCTCCGGATGCGAATCGAGGAGACCGACGCCGAAATCGAGAGCGACTCGCTTCCCCGCGTCGAGGGCGACGCCAGCCAACTCCGCCAACTGTTTCAGAACCTCCTGAGCAACGCGCTCCGGTACAGCGGCGACGAACCGCCGCGGGTCGATATCACCGCCGAACGCGAGGGCGACGACTGGGTCGTCTCGGTGCGCGACGAGGGCATCGGCATCGACCCCGAGGATTCCGACCGGGTCTTCGAGGTGTTCCAGCGACTCCACACGCGCGACGAACACGCCGGAACGGGCATCGGACTCGCGCTCTGTCGGCGCATCGTCGAACGCCACGGCGGGGAGATATGGGTCGACTCCGAACCGGGCGAGGGAGCGACGTTCTCGTGTCGACTGCCGGACGGCGGCGACCGGACCGACGGCTGA
- a CDS encoding MBL fold metallo-hydrolase, giving the protein MDIRFLGGAREVGRSAILVNDSLLLDYGISTGNPPQFPVDALDPDAVVVSHGHLDHVGSVPSLLSGDRRPPIHWTPPTRELALTLARDTLKLHGGSYNCPFTEAEIKRVTQVSETHGYRETFEAAGHEVTFYNAGHIPGSAHVLVDDGETRLFYTADFHTEDQRLVSASTARPDADAVVCESTYSDVEHEPRRRIEDRFVESVETTVWDGGTVVVPAFAIGRTQEMLLVCEANDIDCYVDGMGKEVTRMLRQHPTFVRDPEALKRATSNARFVTGRDGQRKRIAAQNTVIVTTSGMLSGGPAMTYVPEIRASPTNKVALTGYQVEGTPGRELLDSGRAEIDGRVMPISARVEWYDFSAHADREGVLSLLDSYRDSRVLVNHGDRCEAFAEELDGEGFDASAPELGEKVTV; this is encoded by the coding sequence ATGGACATCCGGTTTCTGGGCGGCGCGCGCGAGGTCGGTCGAAGCGCCATCCTCGTCAACGACAGCCTCCTTTTGGATTACGGGATTTCGACCGGGAACCCCCCGCAGTTTCCGGTGGACGCGCTCGACCCGGACGCCGTCGTCGTCAGTCACGGCCACCTCGACCACGTCGGGTCGGTCCCCTCCCTCCTCTCGGGGGACCGACGCCCGCCGATTCACTGGACGCCGCCGACTCGCGAACTGGCGCTCACGCTCGCTCGCGACACGCTCAAACTCCACGGCGGGTCCTACAACTGCCCGTTCACCGAGGCGGAGATAAAGCGCGTCACGCAGGTGTCTGAGACCCACGGCTACCGAGAGACGTTCGAGGCGGCGGGCCACGAGGTGACGTTCTACAACGCGGGTCACATCCCCGGAAGCGCCCACGTCCTCGTGGACGACGGCGAGACGCGACTGTTCTACACCGCCGACTTCCACACCGAAGACCAGCGGTTGGTGTCGGCCTCTACCGCCCGCCCCGACGCCGACGCGGTCGTCTGTGAGAGCACCTACTCGGACGTCGAACACGAACCGCGCCGACGCATCGAAGACCGGTTCGTCGAGAGCGTCGAGACGACCGTCTGGGACGGCGGCACCGTCGTCGTCCCCGCGTTCGCCATCGGCCGGACGCAGGAGATGCTTCTCGTCTGCGAAGCGAACGACATCGACTGCTACGTCGACGGGATGGGCAAGGAAGTGACTCGGATGCTTCGCCAGCACCCGACGTTCGTCCGGGACCCCGAAGCACTCAAGCGCGCGACGTCGAACGCTCGCTTCGTCACCGGCCGCGACGGGCAGAGAAAGCGAATCGCCGCGCAGAACACGGTCATCGTGACGACGAGCGGAATGCTCTCGGGCGGACCTGCGATGACGTACGTCCCCGAGATACGGGCGAGTCCGACGAACAAAGTCGCGCTCACCGGCTATCAGGTCGAGGGGACGCCGGGACGGGAACTGCTCGACTCCGGGCGCGCGGAGATAGACGGTCGGGTGATGCCGATAAGCGCGCGCGTCGAGTGGTACGATTTCTCCGCGCACGCCGACCGCGAGGGGGTACTGAGCCTGCTCGACTCCTATCGGGACAGTCGAGTGCTCGTGAACCACGGCGACCGGTGCGAGGCGTTCGCCGAGGAACTCGACGGCGAGGGGTTCGACGCGTCGGCGCCGGAACTGGGCGAGAAGGTGACGGTGTAG